The genomic window CATGACGACGCCCACCAGCATGACGAGGCCGCCGGCCAGGGAGTACAGGAGGAACTTGAGGGCCGCGCGGTGGCGGTCCGGTCCGCCGAAGCGCCCGATGAGGAAGTACACCGGCAGCAGCATGGCCTCGAAGCAGATGTAGAAGAGGAAGACGTCCTGCGCCGCGAAGATCACGACGATGAAGGCCTCGAGGAGGAGGACGAGGGCGGAGAAGCCGCCCTGCCGCTCGGCCTCGACCTCGCCGTGGGAGGCGAGCATGACGATCGGGACGAGGAAGGCCGCCAGGAGGAGCATGGCCAGGCCGAGGCCGTTGACGCCCAGGGCCCAGGAGATGCCGAGCGCGGGGATCCACGAGTGGGTCTCGGCCAGCTGGACGACGCCTCCCTGGCCCGCGTCGAACTGCGTCGCGGCGATGACGCCGATGACGAGCTCCGCGAGGGAGAGGACGAGGCCGACGGTGCCGCCGAGGCGGCGCAGCGGCGGCACGACCCAGAGGAGCAGCGCCCCGACGAGCGGGACGAGCACCATGAGGGTCAGCACGGGGAACGATGCGGTGATGGACTGCATGTGGTCGTGTCCTCTCAGAACCTGCTGGCCAGGACGGCGATGAGGGCGAGGACCGTTCCGCCGAGCATGTAGCCGGCGTAGGAGCGGACGAACCCGTTCTCGGTGCGGCGCAGGACCGAGCCGAGCCCGGCCGCGCCCTTGGCGAGTCCCTCGACGGCGCCGTCGACCACGTAGTGGTCCGAGGCGCCGGCGGCGATGACGAGTCCCTGGCCGGGACGCATGGCGACCGCCTCGTTGATGGGGTCCTGGTACACGTCGCGGCGCGCGGCCTCGACCAGGACGTTGGAGGGCTGGACGACCGTGGGGACGTCGTTGCGCACGTACATGGCCCACGCGACGAGGACGCCGACGATGACCAGGGCGAGCGTGAGGCCCATGACGACGCCCGCCGGGAGGACCGGCTCGCCGTGCTCGGCGTGGCCCGTGACGGGCTCGAGCCAGGTGACGAAGGCGCTGTTGATGCTGAGGACGCCGCCCAGGCCGATCGAGAAGACCGACAGGACGATGAGCGGGATCGTCATGAGCGGGCCGGACTCGTGCGGGTGCACGGGGCCCTCGACGTCGCGCTCGGTGGTCCAGCGGGCCTTGCCGTGGAAGATCATGAAGAAGAGGCGCGACATGTAGAAGGCGGTGAGGCCGGCGGCCAGCAGCGCGATCGTGCCGAGGATCCACGGCTTCGCGCCGTCGCCGACGAAGGCGGCCTCGATGATCTTGTCCTTCGACCAGAAGCCGGAGAAGGGCGGGACGCCGAGGATCGCGAGCCAGGCGATGCCCATGGTGATCCAGGTGACCTTCATGACGCGCTTGAGGTCGCCGAAGCGGCGCATGTCGACCTGGTCGCTCATGGCGTGCATGACCGAGCCCGCTCCGAGGAACAGCTGGGCCTTGAAGAAGCCGTGGGTGAGCAGGTGGAAGATCGCGAAGGCGTAGCCGATCGGGCCCAGGCCGGCGCCGAGCATCATGTAGCCGATCTGGCTCATGGTGGAGGCGGCGAGGACCTTCTTCATGTCGTCCTTGGCGGAGCCGATGACGGCGCCGAGGACGAGGGTGATCGTGCCGATGATCGCAACGGCGAGCTGGGCGTCGGGGGCGCCCTCGAAGATCGCGCCGGAGCGGACCATGAGGTAGACGCCCGCGGTGACCATCGTCGCGGCGTGGATGAGGGCGGAGACCGGCGTCGGGCCGGCCATGGCGTCGCCGAGCCAGGCCTGCAGCGGGAACTGCGCGGACTTGCCGCAGGCGGCCAGGAGGAGGAAGAAGCCCATCGCGGTGAGCCAGCCGGTGGAGACCGAGCCGGACTGCGCGGCCGGGAGGACCTGGTCGAAGGCGACCGAACCGACCTGGGAGACCATCGCCATCATGGCGAGGAGGAGGCCGACGTCGCCGACGCGGTTCATGATGAAGGCCTTCTTCGCGGCCGTGGCGTTCTCGCGGCTCTTGGCCTGGGCGGCCTGCGGGTCCTCGGCGTCGGCGGTGTTCCAGAAGCCGATGAGGAGGTAGGAGGCGAGGCCCACGCCCTCCCAGCCGACGAAGAGGACCACGTAGGAGCTGCCGAGCACGAGCGTGAGCATCGCGGCGACGAAGAGGTTGAGGTACGCGAAGAAGCGGCGGCGGTCCCGGTCGTGCTCCATGTAGGCCACCGAGTACAGGTGGATGAGGAAGCCGACGAAGGTGACCAGCGTGACGAAGGTCAGCGACAGCGGGTCGACCCGGAGGCCGGCGTCGACGCTGAGGGAGCCGGAGCCGAACCAGTGCCACAGGTCGACGCCCATGGTGCGCTCCCCCGCGTCGAGGGAGAGGACCTGGCACAGGATCCCGATGCCGAGGCAGGCGTCGAAGAGGGCGGCCAGAAGGCCGAGCCAGTGGCCCCACGTGTCGGAGGCGCGGCCGGCGACCAGGAGGAGCCCGGAGCTGAGCAGCGGCACGGCGATGAGGAGCCAGGCGTAGGAGGCCAGCCCCGTGGCCGGGGCGGCGGCGCCGACCACGGACTGGGCGGCGAGGAGGAGAGGAGCGGTGGTCATCTGGGGCGGTCCTCTCAGAGACGGAGCAGGTTCTCGTCGTCGACCGACGTGGACCTGCGGGACTTGAAGATGGAGACCACGATGCTGAGACCGACGACGACCTCGGCCGCGGCGACGACCATGACGAAGAAGGCGAAGACCTGCCCCGTGAGGTCGCCGTACATCCTCGAGAAGGTGACGAGGACGAGGTTGACGGCGTTGAGCATGAGCTCGACGCCCATGAGCTCGATGATCGCGTTGCGGCGCAGGAGCACCGTGAGCGCCCCGAGGGTGAAGAGCACCCCGGCGAGGACGACGTAGGCGGTGACGGGGAGACTCACTTCTCCTCCTCCTTCTCCTGGGAGTCGTCGGCCGGGGCCGCCTCGACCGCGGGCGCGGACTCGGGGGCGACGGGCTGGGCGACGGCGGGGGCCGCGGCACCGGGCATGGCGGGCATGCCGGAGCGGGCCGGGTTGATGTCCTCGCGGGCGCGGACGCGGCCCTCGCGCTGGGCGGCCGCGTACTCCGGGGAGACCTCAGCGAGGGACAGGCCCTGGCCGCGGACGCGCAGGACGCGCGGGACCGACTCCTCGACGGCGTCGCCGGAGGCCTCGAGGGCCGGGGCGGCGGCGGTGTTGGTCGAGGCGTAGACGCCGGGCATCGGCTTCTGACCGGGGTGGACGCCCTTGGAGGCGTAGGCCCGCATCTTGTCGTCCATGGTCGACTGCTGCGTGACCTTGGCGCGCACGCGCTGGCGGTGCGTGAGGGTCAGGGCGCCGAGGGCGGCGATGATGAGGAGGAAGCCGGTGAGCTCCATGGTGACGACGTGGTCCCCGAAGAGGACGCCGGCCAGGTCCGCCGGCGTGGCGGAGTCGCCGTTCTTGAGGCCGGTGGCGCTCGGGAAGGCGGTGCGCCACACGA from Actinomyces radicidentis includes these protein-coding regions:
- the nuoL gene encoding NADH-quinone oxidoreductase subunit L, with protein sequence MTTAPLLLAAQSVVGAAAPATGLASYAWLLIAVPLLSSGLLLVAGRASDTWGHWLGLLAALFDACLGIGILCQVLSLDAGERTMGVDLWHWFGSGSLSVDAGLRVDPLSLTFVTLVTFVGFLIHLYSVAYMEHDRDRRRFFAYLNLFVAAMLTLVLGSSYVVLFVGWEGVGLASYLLIGFWNTADAEDPQAAQAKSRENATAAKKAFIMNRVGDVGLLLAMMAMVSQVGSVAFDQVLPAAQSGSVSTGWLTAMGFFLLLAACGKSAQFPLQAWLGDAMAGPTPVSALIHAATMVTAGVYLMVRSGAIFEGAPDAQLAVAIIGTITLVLGAVIGSAKDDMKKVLAASTMSQIGYMMLGAGLGPIGYAFAIFHLLTHGFFKAQLFLGAGSVMHAMSDQVDMRRFGDLKRVMKVTWITMGIAWLAILGVPPFSGFWSKDKIIEAAFVGDGAKPWILGTIALLAAGLTAFYMSRLFFMIFHGKARWTTERDVEGPVHPHESGPLMTIPLIVLSVFSIGLGGVLSINSAFVTWLEPVTGHAEHGEPVLPAGVVMGLTLALVIVGVLVAWAMYVRNDVPTVVQPSNVLVEAARRDVYQDPINEAVAMRPGQGLVIAAGASDHYVVDGAVEGLAKGAAGLGSVLRRTENGFVRSYAGYMLGGTVLALIAVLASRF
- the nuoK gene encoding NADH-quinone oxidoreductase subunit NuoK; this translates as MSLPVTAYVVLAGVLFTLGALTVLLRRNAIIELMGVELMLNAVNLVLVTFSRMYGDLTGQVFAFFVMVVAAAEVVVGLSIVVSIFKSRRSTSVDDENLLRL
- a CDS encoding NADH-quinone oxidoreductase subunit J — protein: MNVLVPSLLAANLNSVGDMGSGETVLFALVALLCVVCGFGLLTARRAVSAAVNMIAIMVGLAILYIANESPFLGITQMVVYTGAVMTLVLFVIMLVGVGGDEPVSAGKWGIALLGVGLVAVLSAVVWRTAFPSATGLKNGDSATPADLAGVLFGDHVVTMELTGFLLIIAALGALTLTHRQRVRAKVTQQSTMDDKMRAYASKGVHPGQKPMPGVYASTNTAAAPALEASGDAVEESVPRVLRVRGQGLSLAEVSPEYAAAQREGRVRAREDINPARSGMPAMPGAAAPAVAQPVAPESAPAVEAAPADDSQEKEEEK